From a single Nicotiana tabacum cultivar K326 chromosome 8, ASM71507v2, whole genome shotgun sequence genomic region:
- the LOC107774841 gene encoding cytochrome P450 89A2-like: protein MEAIIIVSLTFFFLIKIFGYDKFSTLHKYYGLNHHEEEEVMAYVDTLLNLELPEKKRKVNHGEIVSLCSEFLTAGTDTTSTSLQWIMANLVKYPSIQEKLYQEISEVVGSVVDQGVVKEEDLEKMPYIKAVILEGLRRHPPGHFLQPHMVTQEVELNGYVIPKDATINFMIAEMGWDPHVWEDPLDFKPDRFLFGDGGDTEEFDITGSREIKMIPFSAGRRICPAYGLAMLHLEYFVANLIWHFEWTTADGDNVDLSEKLEFTVTMKNPLRARIRPRINQLE, encoded by the exons ATGGAAGCTATCATCATTGTctctttaacttttttttttttaattaaaatttttggTTACGACAAATTTAGTACTCTCCACAAGTACTATGGTTTGAATCATCATGAGGAAGAAGAAGTGATGGCTTATGTGGATACGTTGCTGAATTTGGAATTGCCAGAGAAAAAGAGGAAGGTTAATCATGGAGAGATTGTTAGCCTCTGCAGTGAGTTCCTCACCGCTGGCACAGATACTACGTCCACCTCATTACAATGGATTATGGCCAACTTGGTCAAATACCCTTCTATTCAGGAAAAACTATACCAAGAAATATCTGAGGTAGTA GGATCAGTCGTAGATCAGGGGGTAGTAAAAGAGGAAGATTTAGAGAAAATGCCTTACATAAAAGCAGTGATCTTGGAAGGTCTAAGGCGGCACCCGCCCGGTCACTTCCTGCAGCCGCACATGGTGACACAGGAAGTGGAACTAAACGGTTATGTCATCCCTAAGGATGCAACAATCAATTTCATGATTGCAGAAATGGGTTGGGACCCACATGTTTGGGAGGATCCCTTGGATTTTAAACCAGATAGGTTTTTATTCGGGGATGGTGGTGATACAGAAGAATTCGATATAACAGGGAGTAGAGAGATCAAGATGATACCCTTTAGTGCTGGGAGAAGAATATGTCCAGCCTATGGTTTGGCTATGCTCCATTTAGAGTACTTTGTGGCTAACTTGATCTGGCATTTTGAATGGACAACTGCGGATGGAGACAATGTGGATCTATCTGAGAAGCTGGAATTCACTGTTACAATGAAGAATCCATTGCGTGCTCGCATCCGTCCAAGAATAAATCAACTTGAATGA
- the LOC107774844 gene encoding uncharacterized protein LOC107774844 — protein MNSLRSPSLQKDNSNYKYMQTNKDKELSVTKERILKSSKLGSVHPFHAPLSELDQTQNHGQTERLKGVYNGLTTSKELLHVLSHVEQRETTCLSLFSSIKTELDRLCNQVSKLINEHRYNHSDLDLLLKKFEEEKMSWKIKEQDNIHTAITSVAWELKIEKKLRNQTERLNKKLGRELADTKTSLSKVVKELEDEKKAREILEQVCEELARGLGEDRAEVEELKRQSAKICEEVEMERKMLQLADAMREERVQMKLSDAKYQFEEKNAVVDKLRNEFEGYFRSKKGHEQGGDLHNFETINELERRLRETLPSTHHYQDKEKADGEVLTKEENGDKDDSADSDLHSIELNMVDNGKSYQWCTALQNDPIFSVSDKNKERRSISEKFPRQSASLERETSDGIEWEFSAGEKENMNTLDRGISNFHNNGGILDFSSQAGKKDCGDEIERYKMIKELRDHIVSASTITSSQDFSSPTENWSQHRFSSDDPKKVMGKEFFVL, from the exons ATGAACTCATTAAGATCACCTTCTCTGCAGAAAGATAATTCCAACTACAAGTATATGCAAACAAATAAAGACAAAGAATTGTCGGTTACTAAAGAAAGAATTTTGAAGTCATCCAAATTGGGTTCAGTGCATCCTTTTCATGCCCCTCTTTCTGAG CTTGATCAGacacaaaatcacggacaaacaGAACGGTTGAAGGGTGTCTATAATGGCCTTACCACATCTAAAGAGCTGTTGCATGTTCTGAGTCATGTCGAACAGCGGGAAACTACATGTTTATCCCTTTTCTCATCTATAAAAACTGAGCTTGACCGGTTGTGTAATCAGGTGTCTAAACTAATAAAcgaacacagatataaccacagTGACCTTGATCTCCTCTTGAAGaagtttgaagaagaaaagatgtcCTGGAAGATCAAAGAGCAAGACAACATTCATACTGCCATTACATCCGTAGCGTGGGAGCTCAAGATAGAGAAGAAGCTGAGGAACCAAACTGAGAGATTAAATAAGAAGCTTGGTAGAGAATTGGCGGATACAAAGACATCTCTTTCGAAAGTAGTTAAAGAACTTGAAGACGAGAAGAAGGCCAGAGAGATATTGGAGCAAGTCTGTGAAGAATTAGCTAGAGGTCTCGGAGAAGATAGAGCTGAGGTGGAAGAATTGAAGAGACAATCTGCTAAAATTTGTGAAGAGGTGGAAATGGAACGGAAAATGCTTCAACTAGCTGATGCGATGCGCGAGGAAAGAGTTCAAATGAAGCTTTCAGATGCCAAGTATCAATTTGAGGAGAAAAATGCAGTTGTTGATAAGTTAAGGAATGAATTTGAAGGGTATTTTAGATCTAAAAAGGGCCATGAACAAGGTGGTGATTTGCATAATTTTGAAACGATCAATGAGCTCGAGAGACGTTTGAGAGAAACGCTTCCAAGCACACACCATTACCAAGATAAAGAAAAGGCAGATGGAGAAGTACTCACTAAGGAAGAGAATGGAGACAAAGATGATTCAGCTGATAGCGATCTTCATTCCATTGAATTAAACATGGTTGATAATGGCAAGAGCTATCAATGGTGCACTGCTTTACAGAATGATCCAATATTTTCGGTTTCTGATAAGAATAAAGAGAGGAGGTCCATCTCGGAGAAATTCCCAAGACAAAGCGCTTCCTTAGAAAGGGAAACTTCAGATGGCATAGAGTGGGAATTCTCAGCGGGAGAGAAAGAAAACATGAACACTTTGGATAGAGGAATCTCAAACTTTCATAATAATGGAGGAATACTAGACTTCTCTTCTCAAGCAGGGAAAAAGGATTGTGGAGATGAGATTGAGAGATATAAAATGATCAAGGAACTTCGAGATCATATTGTTTCTGCTTCAACAATAACATCTTCTCAAGACTTTTCTAGTCCAACCGAGAATTGGAGTCAGCACAGATTTTCTTCCGATGATCCTAAAAAAGTGATGGGCAAGGAATTTTTCGTCTTGTAG